In one window of Candidatus Methylomirabilota bacterium DNA:
- a CDS encoding DMT family transporter: MSGHTRGVLLALGATIAWSCAGLFVRLVQTGTSWHIILYRSLGLTLALAALVAAIHRGGTARALRAAGWTAVLAGACSCASSVLFILALGQVTVANALFMTGIAPFLAALGGRLVLGERVAGHTWAAMGLAAAGVALMLGQGLALGRLGGNLLALGSATSFAVYGVLLRHNRQTDMLPAVLYSGVYGTVLGLAVRLATGDPAPLLSRIVLPPRDVALCVGMGVLQLALGMALYTRASRYLRAAELQLLATTELILAPLWVWIGVGEVPTMTTLAGGALIFLAVLAQALGARQVASRPGEARPLRTLSLP, from the coding sequence ATGAGCGGACACACCCGGGGTGTGCTCCTGGCGCTCGGCGCCACGATCGCGTGGAGCTGCGCCGGCCTCTTCGTCCGCCTCGTCCAGACCGGCACCAGCTGGCACATCATCCTCTATCGGTCGCTGGGCCTGACGCTGGCTCTGGCCGCGCTGGTCGCCGCGATCCATCGCGGCGGCACCGCCCGCGCGCTGCGCGCGGCTGGCTGGACCGCCGTGCTGGCCGGCGCCTGCTCGTGCGCCTCCTCCGTGCTCTTCATCCTGGCGCTCGGCCAGGTCACGGTGGCCAACGCGCTCTTCATGACCGGCATCGCGCCGTTCCTGGCCGCGCTCGGCGGCCGGCTCGTCCTCGGCGAGCGGGTCGCCGGCCACACCTGGGCGGCGATGGGGCTGGCCGCCGCCGGCGTCGCCCTCATGCTCGGCCAGGGGCTCGCGCTCGGCCGCCTCGGCGGGAACCTCCTGGCGCTCGGATCGGCGACGAGCTTCGCCGTGTACGGGGTGCTCCTGCGCCACAACCGGCAGACCGACATGCTGCCGGCCGTCCTCTACAGCGGCGTGTACGGGACGGTCCTCGGGCTGGCGGTCCGACTCGCGACCGGTGATCCGGCGCCGCTGCTGTCCCGGATCGTCCTGCCGCCCCGGGACGTGGCCCTCTGCGTCGGGATGGGCGTCCTCCAGCTCGCGCTGGGCATGGCCCTCTACACCCGCGCCTCACGCTACCTGCGGGCAGCCGAGCTCCAGCTCCTCGCGACGACCGAGCTGATCCTGGCCCCGCTCTGGGTGTGGATCGGCGTGGGCGAGGTGCCGACCATGACCACGCTCGCCGGCGGGGCGCTGATCTTCCTCGCGGTGCTCGCCCAGGCGCTCGGGGCCCGCCAGGTGGCGTCGCGGCCAGGGGAGGCACGTCCGCTCCGCACCCTCTCCCTCCCA
- a CDS encoding amidohydrolase family protein, with product MTATPIIDAHLHLYPSREQGLRNKATYQVWEYGEKPDVRFTPYGGDVEDALAAIRASAVDRAVAVNLFAIDRARAAAVAELPAELDEAARCRAIAEIDATMGERLTRSNRQFCDSVRDHPELIPVVAADPWALDEKEGPAHLRDMVTAGSARGIKVHPVLQRFPMGDRRMYPIYATCRDLGVPVIAHAGPSRTGPQYAEPRAFADVLRAFPDLPIVLAHLGGGAWRQALEIARAFPNAHFDCSEILAWTGATNAPDDAQLARLIRDIGPERILFGTDFPWYGLDETVEHVSRLPLLSRDEKAAILGANAVRLLRL from the coding sequence GTGACCGCCACGCCCATCATCGATGCGCACCTGCACCTCTATCCCTCCCGCGAGCAGGGACTTCGGAACAAGGCGACCTACCAGGTCTGGGAGTACGGCGAGAAGCCCGACGTCCGCTTCACCCCGTACGGCGGCGACGTGGAGGATGCGCTGGCGGCGATCCGGGCCTCGGCCGTCGACCGGGCGGTGGCGGTCAACCTGTTCGCCATCGACCGCGCCCGCGCCGCCGCCGTCGCCGAGCTGCCGGCGGAGCTGGACGAGGCCGCCCGGTGCCGCGCGATCGCCGAGATCGACGCGACCATGGGCGAGCGGCTCACGCGCTCGAACCGCCAGTTCTGCGACTCGGTGCGGGACCATCCCGAGCTGATCCCGGTGGTGGCCGCCGATCCCTGGGCGCTCGACGAGAAGGAGGGGCCGGCCCATCTCCGGGACATGGTCACGGCCGGGAGCGCGCGCGGGATCAAGGTCCACCCGGTGCTGCAGCGGTTCCCGATGGGCGACCGGCGGATGTACCCCATCTACGCAACGTGTCGCGACCTCGGCGTCCCCGTCATCGCCCACGCCGGTCCGTCGCGGACGGGCCCGCAGTACGCCGAGCCGCGCGCCTTCGCGGACGTGCTGCGCGCCTTCCCGGACCTCCCGATCGTGCTGGCCCACCTCGGGGGCGGCGCGTGGCGCCAGGCCCTCGAGATCGCCCGGGCGTTCCCGAACGCCCACTTCGACTGCAGCGAGATCCTGGCCTGGACCGGGGCGACGAACGCGCCCGACGACGCGCAGCTCGCCCGGCTGATCCGCGACATCGGCCCGGAGCGGATCCTGTTCGGCACCGACTTCCCCTGGTACGGCCTCGACGAGACGGTGGAGCACGTCTCGCGGCTGCCGCTCCTCTCCCGGGACGAGAAGGCCGCCATCCTCGGCGCCAACGCCGTCCGGCTGCTGCGCCTGTAG
- a CDS encoding aromatic ring-hydroxylating dioxygenase subunit alpha: protein MDVTERALVERLWFPVARSEDLAGSRVVAGRLLETDLVVFRTDAGLAVAEDRCPHRGAALSRGQVMGDELQCAYHGWRFRGDDGRCTHVPSLPGGAPPRTGLALCRAAERYGFVWCCLGEPVLEVPVVHPLEAGSWQTAVGSSHDLHCGYRQLTENFSDTSHFPFVHRRSMGPNVQREVPRYQVERDGWALRWTIPTDLGGTAFGGNDDLAAKQTLTYHVVLPSVAFVHTTFPDGGQRITLQLAAPLGAGGDWCRQFWAVAIDPIAARHPEGTLEDQFRYEKLIFEEDWPVIETQRPREAPLDGGEQAHTRADQFSLVYRKAYVELMALASATPARAT, encoded by the coding sequence ATGGACGTGACAGAGCGAGCGCTGGTCGAGCGGCTGTGGTTCCCGGTGGCGCGCAGCGAGGATCTCGCCGGCAGCCGGGTGGTCGCGGGCCGCCTTCTCGAGACCGACCTCGTCGTCTTCCGGACCGACGCCGGCCTGGCCGTCGCCGAGGACCGCTGTCCCCATCGCGGGGCGGCGCTCTCGCGGGGCCAGGTGATGGGCGATGAGCTTCAGTGCGCCTACCACGGCTGGCGGTTCCGGGGGGACGACGGGCGCTGCACCCACGTGCCGTCGCTGCCGGGTGGCGCGCCGCCCCGCACGGGGCTCGCGCTGTGCCGCGCCGCCGAGCGCTATGGCTTCGTCTGGTGCTGCCTGGGGGAGCCGGTCCTGGAGGTCCCCGTGGTCCACCCGCTCGAGGCCGGCTCGTGGCAGACCGCGGTCGGCTCGTCACACGACCTGCACTGCGGCTACCGCCAGCTCACCGAGAACTTCAGCGACACGAGCCACTTCCCGTTCGTGCACCGCCGGTCGATGGGCCCGAACGTCCAGCGCGAGGTCCCGCGATACCAGGTGGAGCGCGACGGCTGGGCGCTCCGGTGGACGATCCCGACCGATCTCGGGGGCACGGCCTTCGGCGGCAACGACGACCTGGCCGCGAAGCAGACGCTGACCTACCACGTGGTGCTGCCGTCGGTGGCGTTCGTGCATACCACCTTCCCCGACGGCGGCCAGCGGATCACGCTCCAGCTCGCCGCGCCCCTCGGCGCCGGCGGCGACTGGTGCCGCCAGTTCTGGGCGGTCGCGATCGACCCGATCGCCGCGCGCCACCCTGAGGGGACGCTGGAGGACCAGTTCCGGTACGAGAAGCTGATCTTCGAGGAGGACTGGCCGGTGATCGAGACCCAGCGACCCCGGGAGGCGCCGCTCGACGGCGGCGAGCAGGCGCACACGCGGGCGGATCAGTTCAGCCTGGTCTACCGGAAGGCGTACGTCGAGCTGATGGCGCTGGCCTCCGCGACGCCTGCGCGCGCGACCTGA
- a CDS encoding aryldialkylphosphatase, protein MPRPRPGQIQTVLGPLAAEEIGVTLPHEHLLIDFAVMFAEPAVASDRARAWAPVSLEILGWVRQNFNANLDNLRLTDERVAADEIRLFQNAGGRTVIDPTPPSLARDPRALARIARATGLNIVMGAGYYVAASHPADMDQRTVGDLVRELVTDVTVGAGDTGVSAGLIGEIGCTWPWRENEKKVVRAAVIAQRETGAPLMIHPGRHPRAPMEIAEFVQKEGGDLRRTIMCHICRTIADIKAVIDLAQTGMWIEYDLFGSENSYYPYNPSFDMPNDGGRMAHVLALMEAGHRGQILLSHDIAYKTALVKYGGHGYHHLLVNVVPRLRAKGVDDAGLRQLLVENPACAFAFA, encoded by the coding sequence GTGCCGCGGCCGCGCCCCGGACAGATCCAGACGGTGCTCGGCCCGCTGGCCGCCGAGGAGATCGGGGTCACGCTGCCCCACGAGCACCTCCTGATCGACTTCGCCGTGATGTTCGCCGAGCCGGCCGTGGCCAGCGACCGGGCCCGGGCGTGGGCGCCGGTGAGCCTCGAAATCCTGGGCTGGGTCCGGCAGAACTTCAACGCCAACCTCGACAACCTCCGGCTGACCGACGAGCGGGTCGCCGCGGACGAGATCCGGCTCTTCCAGAACGCCGGAGGCCGGACGGTGATCGATCCCACGCCGCCGAGCCTCGCCCGCGACCCGCGCGCGCTGGCCCGCATCGCCCGGGCGACCGGGCTGAACATCGTCATGGGCGCCGGCTACTACGTGGCGGCCTCGCATCCCGCCGACATGGACCAGCGCACGGTGGGCGACCTGGTCCGCGAGCTGGTGACCGACGTCACCGTCGGCGCCGGGGACACCGGGGTTTCCGCCGGTCTCATCGGCGAGATCGGCTGTACCTGGCCGTGGCGGGAGAACGAGAAGAAGGTGGTGCGGGCGGCCGTGATCGCCCAGCGCGAGACGGGCGCGCCGCTGATGATCCACCCCGGCCGGCATCCGCGGGCGCCGATGGAGATCGCCGAGTTCGTCCAGAAGGAGGGCGGCGATCTCCGGCGCACGATCATGTGCCACATCTGCCGGACGATCGCCGACATCAAGGCGGTGATCGACCTCGCCCAGACCGGGATGTGGATCGAGTACGACCTCTTCGGCTCGGAGAACTCGTACTACCCGTACAACCCGAGCTTCGACATGCCGAACGACGGCGGGCGCATGGCCCACGTGCTGGCGCTGATGGAGGCCGGCCATCGCGGCCAGATCCTCCTGTCGCACGACATCGCTTACAAGACCGCGCTGGTGAAGTACGGCGGCCATGGCTACCACCACTTGCTGGTGAACGTCGTCCCCCGGCTCCGGGCCAAGGGGGTGGACGACGCCGGGCTGCGGCAGCTGCTCGTCGAGAACCCGGCCTGCGCGTTCGCGTTCGCCTGA